The Ictalurus furcatus strain D&B chromosome 12, Billie_1.0, whole genome shotgun sequence nucleotide sequence CCTGTCTTGTCTTTTTGTGTCTCGTCTTTGTTGGTGCTGAAAATCACTAACTAGCCACTCACTAActtcctctttccttctttctctctctggcttttttactttttcatcCTCTGACCTTTGAAATAGTCATGACATCCTTAAAGAagacctctctctcttgcgctctctttCTCCTCACACTCCTTTCTCCTGTTTCTCTTTCAGCGtcttttttgcttctttttttttctttcctgtttgtCTCTTTGAGCAGAACTCTTACTCCCAGACTTCTGTAAAGGATCAACTTGAAAGGAACAGCAAGAGCAAGATGATATTTCACACAGCTCCCAGCAGCATGTTACTACACGCACGCTCTGATTGGAAAAGGGATAAACGTAGAATTAAATGCAGACGCTCAAGTTTCCGGGCCTTAACGGGATCAGTGAATCGCTTCCTGGTCCACGGTGCTATTTTAAACCCTTTTTAAAGTGTTCTGTTTCTTTCCTGTGGCTTGCCCTTACAAAGCTAATTGATCGTCCTGGACTGAATGAAATTTATAGCTGCCGTCCTGCCAAAGGTCACCTTCCTGAAAAAGTAGAGAAGTGCTATtgattgaatgtttttatttatttatttatttatttattagcccAGCACTGTGTTTAACCTGATTCCcaaacaccccccaccccccaccccaaagtATGCTGGATTGTATGTGAGTAGACATTAGAAAATCTCtttcctttgtgtttttctctctctctctctctctctctctctctctgcatgctATTTCAGCAGTGGCAGTAGCGGAGGAAGTCACCCAAGCAGTCGCAGCAGCAGCCGAGAGAACAGCGGAAGTGGCAGTGTGGGCGTGCCTATTGCCGTGCCGACGCCGGCCCCTCCCACTGCATTCCCAGGTAAGCAAGGTAATCCTTTTCATAGATGTGCAAGCGGCCTTTAAAGTACCCCCAGGtttaaataagtgtgtgtgtgtgtgtgtgtgtgtgtgtgtgtgtgtgtgtgtgtgtgtgcgtggtggtGTATTCCCGCTTCACATCCGGTGTTCTTGGGACAGACTCAGCAGGATGAAGTGCTTACTGtagatgagtgaatgaaattGAAATGGAAATTGACCTCAGTcgatcattattatttataattcgTTGAATATGTGTAAACGTTGCTGTAATTGTTGTCTCTTATGACTGACACGTGATCTGCGCTACTACTAccagctctttctttctccctgtgtttcttCCTTCTTGCCGTCTTACACGTTTTGTGCTCTCTCTGCTCCTGACCTCTCCGttcttcctctcttcttccGCTCTGCTCCCTCGCTCTGCGGCCTGTTCTGTAGCAGGTACTGCCTCCACATCCCCGAACCCCCCCAAGCCCCCTCCCAGTGTGTCTATCCCGGCTCCCccagcacctcctccacctcctacCCCTGAACCCACACCTCCTGCTGCCCCTCCTGCTCCCCCTGAGATCCCTCCTCCCCCACAACTGCCCCCCACCACTGGCACCGTGACCGCGCAAGGTGAGTTGTCCCTTCTACCCACATCGCCGTGTTCCTGTGCCACATCCTCATTTGGGTCATCATTAGTCAAGAAATATTGTAAACACCCTACCTCCATTTTTATATTGTTCACGTCCAAGGCTTGACTGGTGTCAGGTTCCACTTCCTTTGTGCTTTTTATTGTGTCATTTCACTTGTACTTCTGTAGTGATCATCTTTATTTCCTGCTCTTGTGTCAGATATATCAGCTGTGATTGTCACATTACCGctccctcctcttctcctccatgGATTGTTggtggttgtgtgtgtttctttcttttctttttctttcttttttttttttttatcttcaagCATCTCTCAATTTGTGCAAGCAGAATGAGCTTAAATGAAAGGTCTGACCgagaagtatgtggacacctaaacATCACACCcatcatatgtgcttgttggacgtcccgttccagatttagtccccctttgctcttataataagctccactcttctgggaaggttttcagctagattttggagcgtggctgtggggatttgtgttcattcagatacaagagcattggtgaggtcaggcactgatgttgggcaaagaggcctggggtgcagtcggtgttccagttcatcccaaaggtgttcagtggggttgagggtGCAgaacacttgagttcttccacttgAACATTGGCAAATCATgtgttcatggagctcgctttgtgcacctGGGCATCGCATTGCTTAGTTGCAGTGAACCGAAATTgtaatacaaagacattctgtataattgtgtgcttccagcttcgtggcaacagtttagggaaggccCGTACGATgggcgtgatggtcaggtgtccacatacttttgggccTATAGTGTAGACAGATGTCGAGGTGAGTAGCTAGATAGgtagataaataaatgtattaatgttaCCCTACATAAAATAATTTGAAGCAAGTATATGAAGGTTTGTTGATTTTAGATGTGGCAGGTTTTGCTTTAATTGTTAGCTCAGCCATCAGCCTCTAGTGCAAAATGAAACTGCAGACGTCAGacagtatgtgtttgtgtaatcgGATCTAAACTCCTCATTCAGTACGTTTGATTTTGAGCATTCTCTTATTCTGCCTTCTAGGAAATGGACCTCAGTTCTACAGCATGAACCGACCAATGGCACGGCAAAATACACCTTCGGTAGGCGGGTCTCTGCCGTATCGCAGGCCGTCCTCGGTCACCAACCAGCCGAGCAACGCACCTCAGAACACTCACGCAAGCATGAGCCAGACCCAGCTTAACGGAGGACCACACTACAACCAGAACCAAGGTgggctgttgtgtgttttgtcgttgttgttttgggtttattttctttctttttttttctattgagAGTGACCCTAAATGTGGTTTCTCTGACCCAAAATGAGCTTTCGTTAAAATTtctgttttctggttttgtcCTCACCAACCCTCCACCACACTTCTCATACATTACCTCATCTTTGGTAGCCTCCATGGCACCGCCTCCTCCCTCCATATTACAGATCACACCCCAGCTGCCTTTGATGGGCTTTGTGGCTCGGGTTCAGGAGACCAGTAAGTGTGCagtttaaactgtgtgtgtgtgtgtgtgtgtgtatgcatgcagtGTTCGCTCCACGCTTACTACTTCTAGGATCAGAAGCGTTAAATAAAAGATTAGTCTGTCGTATAGTCCGATTGGGTGTAGGGGTGTTGGGTAGCGCATGCTATACTTCTGTACAATCGTCTGATTCCATATGTGTTACTTGTGTAGTTTCGCATTTGTTCTAGGTTTTATTCACACCAGTCTGGGTTGTCTCTAATCATTTTCATGTCTCCTCTGCTCTTCAGTCTCAGACGCACCTCCTCCTCTGCCCCCTGCGGAAGAGCCGGCGTTTGTGGACTCTGCTCCGCCCCCGCCTCCACCAGAGGACTATGAGGATGAGGAGGGCGACGAGGATGAAGAGTCGGCAGTGGTGGAGTACAGCGACCCGTATGCCGAGGAGGATCCGCCATGGGCTCCTCGCAGCTACCTGgagaaaggtttttaaaatggcTTTGTTTCAAAACAGTGATGGAGCATGTTTATGATAATATGATGCTCAATACAGACATTTGGGCAACGTATTGAATTTTCCGTAACAAGAAAACAACTCCATGGTTCACCTACCTGGCACGTTTGGGTGGTGCAGATGGGAGCGGGGCTAATTTCCTGGCCAGACAACAGGAAACGAGCCTTTTGTGAAGCTAGATCACAGTTTTCCAAGATATGAAAGTGTTCCATCAGTGAAGATTAAGCTCTAAAGCAAAGCTTGACAAAGTTTTAAGATCgaaacactttttaaacatttacaaactgTACCTTTAACTGTACctatgttatataaaataaaaagtcacaaaaagcacaaaaaaatagCATCCTGTACAGTGCTGGGAGGAATGTTCTAGGgatccttccttttttttattttttttatttaaatatttttttatttaaataaggtACTCATAACTGGatgaacatttaaatgtaataaaccaATGGTTACAATCAACAGTTATGCATTTTGATCAATTTGAACCCTTCTCTCAGACAATAGTAGACAAGGGTGGGCTGTAGTAGTATCACATAAAAtaatagttaaataaataataaaacttgaTATGATATATTGTATGATATTATTAGTTACTAGATAGGCAAAGTTCATCAATACAAACTTTGATCTTAGCTTGTTAGCCGTCTGAAAGTTTTAAATAGTAATCAGTTTGAAAACAGAAGGTAAGTTGCAGTTTTAAGAAAACAAGAGAGTCATGGTAGGGTAGGTAGATAGGTTGCTAATACTTTTAGAGTTAGATGGTTAGTTAGGGTGCCATTTCCTCTAGAGTTgattagcaataataataacgtaTGGTGAggtaaaataaacaagcaatagatttaaataataaataaatatattattaaaatagtGCAATGTAGTAAAAGTAAGATATGATAAAAtataaggtgtaaaaaaaaaaagtatagtaaaataatcagttaGGGGTTATACTGGGCTTAATGACATTATCATTACGTTCCCTCAAATCCCATCTcaccaggggtgccaataattaattcattttgttGCAGAATAGCGAGATGAACACTAGACtatggcagtttttttttttttttttttttgcctgcccTCTGTAATTTCTGCCCTTGTTTTTGTCCTCCCAGTGGTGGCGATCTACGACTACACGCGCGACAAAGAGGACGAGCTGTCCTTCCAGGAAGGAGCGATCATCTACGTCATCAAGAAGAACGACGACGGATGGTTCGAGGGCGTCATGAGCGGCACCACGGGGCTCTTCCCCGGAAACTACGTCGAGTCCATCATGCACTACGCTGACTGAGCCACCTGGAGGAGCtgctctccatctctcactctctcattccgTCTCCCACACTCAACCGACAACCTCTCTcttacacacccatacacacgcTCACACGCACAGACCTCATCACACACTGACCCAGAGGTGACACAGAACAACATCTGGACATGTGACAAAGAGGACGATACACATCTGTATATTTGTGAaaattttgtttgtcttttttccaGACTCAGATCTATCTCATTAgtgaactttgtgtgtgtgactgttgGGAGACTGATATCTTTTAAGATTTAGACTTAAAGATTTATAaggaccattttttttttgtcttaatttgaGTCTTATAGAAACACTAAATGTTCCTGCTGCTGGTTTTGCTCGACACTAGGTGAACTAGACTGTGTACTTCTGTTCCCTtgactcgtttttttttttttttcttcccctcctGCACTGAGAGATTACTGAAGGACAGTGAGAAGGACGTCGTCTCTCAGCTCCTCCTTTCCCGACTCTCCTGACACTCAGTGTTGTGGACACGAACACGATCAGCACATGAAACGGAGTATTCGTTTTCTCTTTCATTAAGGAAGGGGTCTTGTTCTCAGTATAGGGCTGGGCGATTATTCCGATTTTTACTTCCCAACCATCTCTGAAAATGTTGATAATGAATGGTCTCGCTGCAAACAGCCAATCAGGGCAAACCTGGCACAAATGATTGACATTAATCTAGAAAAGAGGCGGGGCCTGTTCAAACTATTTCAGCTCACTGCTCTTAAATCATCTGtttcttaaaggaaaactctACTCTGAAACGCAttatacagtccctccaggattttgcgatcgcagaaatgaacgcaaaagcAAGTAGAATCCGCAACaatcggaggagcttgcaatttttctaaattactgcagattttccgcagaatTGGGCAgagacgtcacgtgacgtcatcacaacgcgcactcagccgaagccctcttccattcacatgcatcgaacatgagtacagctaaaaggtctcgtttagcaacgaacatcactgcgaaagaccgcgcaaaacaattCAGTGAAATTAGTTTCATcaattcatgtagttttctgcaaaataaaaaaaaccctcagtgaaatcctgtatggactgaataaATATGTGTAGCCTATAATGCGTGTCACATGCTGACATCATGGCGAATCGTCGTTGGCGCCAAAAAACAAACTGGCTTCTATTCTCACTCGCAGTTTTCCAGTGACGTTCAGCATCATATTAATGCCAAAGCCAACGTAGGAGTATTAGAGATGTTTACTCCCTCGAAGAGAGCGCAGAGCAGCTACATGATGCTTCAGCAGAGGAAATGAGTTACGGCAGAGACTCCTCGATGACATCGAGGTCAGGATTCACACGTGGATCCTTCCTGAGGGAGTGTCACACATGAGAAgatgagagactgagacacagtaaatcactaaagcgccgctgcatcgctgTGTTCGGATAATCTTCACTGTGGGTAGTCAGAAGTGAAGAGACTAACGTTAACTATAAAGATTAATACGCGGGTTATTCAGCGCGGAGTTTTCCTTTGAACCCTCATAAAGGCATTTTCTAAAACATCGATTGTGGTAATTTCCCCCACATTGCCCAGCTCtagtctgtttttattatttattttctcctcctctcccctTTTCATTCCACTTCGTCACTTTGCAGTCTTTAGCGGTAGTTTATACCAAAGGATACCGTCAGATGTGCACAGTGGAGCGTAAACGACGGGACGAGTTTTCCGTTTCCTTTCTTACCATTGACACTTTTACATCAGAGATTTACATTGAAGACTTTACCGATTCTCTgtatttgtgtgagtgtgtgtgtatgtgtgtgtgtttgctaaaGCTATTGAAATTAAGCTCGTGCCATAAAGAAGTGTTTATAGATAGTGAGAGATGTTTATGAAGAAGATTCTTTACGATTCTATTACAGCTCGCGCCACcgctgtttgtgtttgtggggaaaaataacTGAAGCTCtagaataattatttttttggacCAGCTCTGGACTTGAAAATACAACACTATGTGGATGTGATACTATATTgcttattacaattattattattaatgatgatgatgtcggTGTATATGACGATGTAAGAATAAGAGACCCTCCCCCTTTTCACCTGCAATAAGGTTAGCACAGAGAGAAGATAGCACAAGCGTTTGTGTGAGTGGAAGAAACTGAAACCAGCCCAAACTGCTGAACATCCTCACAGAGCCGTGGTTtgttctccttcttttttttaagttaatttttTACACTATGAGGTACAACGATGTCTAtacatgtgttagtgtgtgtgtgtgtgtgtgagagagagagagtgtgtgtgtgtgtgtgtgtatgtgagagagagagagtgtgtgtgtgatgtgagcaTGAATGTGTTGTGTGATCCCGATGGTTGTGAACTATTTGCTCGCCCGTgcaaattttctttctttctatggAGGGTTAGTGGTCGTGTGTGAACTGACTCCTGCATGTTGATCATTTctgtgactttattattattattattattattttctgctgATGGAGAATAAACTGGATTGATCTAGTCTGCACAACTCACACTCTGCATCACGTGCTCTGTTCAGTACCTCAGGGTTTAAAATcgaaacattttcattttactcgtaaatttttatttatttaatttttaaagatgtttttatttttgttgtttttacatacAATATTCACACAATAAAACcccacttaatttttttttcctctgtaatTGTTCACATGTGGAGCATGAGTTTTTATTCTTCCACATGATTAGTTCGTTGTTTATTTTTGACATTAAACAAACGCTGGacatgtgaaaaattattttcacgCGAATTTTTAGGAGAGTTTGACTTTTCGCTGTTTTAGCACATTGAAAAAAGTTTTTATGTGAATTGCATTTtgtgtaattaattttttacttttttaaacatttccacatgaTTCAAGCACAACAGTAATTTAACAATTATTTTACAATTCTATTTACCTCCCCCCCCGATTAATTTCCTTTTATGTGTAGGGGATGGGTGtccttttaattacatttttgcaTGGTTGTTATTTTCACAAAATTCCTTTCTTACATATAGgacacttttctttcttttttttttttttttttaaacacgtaATTAATTCTTCCCACACAGCTCCATCTGTAGGTACCGGAACAGCAACGACAATCCTTTTTTTAATCGCTATacattgaaaacatttgggaTCAAAAGATGAAGGAGATGATGGATTGGAATTCAGCTATCATTTTCTCATCTTTACATTTAGATATGTTAAaattagaacatggcaccttttgtttgaacccacccaatTAATTTGTtacaagtgatcaaaaatattggaacacatgacACGTAGGTGTTTACTGctacccaggtgtgccctgttaaaatGATTGGtgaaagaattaatagctctgaatgtctactcttggtttgagccctaggttttgcctgtgaagactgcatttgttgttaaaaaggataaaccaacataaagaccagagagctgtctctggaagaaaagcaagcccttttgaaactgagaaaagagCCGAGAGCTGTCAGAGCCATTGcccaaacattgggcatagccaatacgtCAATCTCGAAtgacctgaaaaagaaagacaccactagtgtactaacaaccagacatggaaacAGGTCAGTCAAGGAAACAACAtcagttgatgacaaacattgtgagagctgtgaagaaaaacccaagaaCAACAATTAGTGACctcatcaacaacctccacagggcaggggtgaaggtttgccaccaagccaccatttgaagaagacttcaacagcagaaatatagaggctatAGAAGAttcaaaccactcatcagcagtaagaatcagaaggaaaaggtctgctcatgatccaaaacatacaagctcatcattCAGGTGTGGTGGAGGTAgtatcatggcttgggcttgcacggctgcttctgggaCAGGATCactaatattaattaatgtagctcatgatggtagcagcagaatgaattcagaagtttacaggaacagtTTGTcactttacagagaaatgcattcagTCTAAtctggaggaacttcatcatgcagcaagacaatgatccaaaacacactgccaactgaACAAAAGGAGGCGAAATCAGGgagaaagtggaaggttttagactgaccaagtTAATCACCAAACcataacccaattgagcagcatttcacctcgcGATGATGAGACTGAAGGGGGAAAACCCcccttaaaataaacaactgaaagaggctgcaataaaagcatcacaaaagaaaaatgcaccaGTTTGGTGATGCCACTGGGACACTGGTTCAATGCAGTTGAGagataaatatgaggaaatgaaagctgacatTCTGATCCatcgtctcattcatcttttgatctcaaacacaaatgtcttcaatgtatagcgaaaacaatagaattggccttgctgttccaatactttttgaGGGGACTGTACAGGGACATTTCTTTTGGACGGTTCTGTCTaggcagcagcaacaacaacaaaaaagcacaagacAAATGAAGTGGTCCAGTTTTATTGAGTTAACCCTTTACACTTATTCATTTCGACTGTAAATGTTATCCACAATAAATGACCGCAAAATGtttaactgaaataaacatctgtGGTATACGACCTAAACCATAGAACGCTTCTAATTctggtttaatatttaaatcacAAATAACTGAAATGTGAAAGGTCTGAAATCAACTTTCTGTATGATTCTTCCTGATGTCTTAATGCAGTTACATTTAGATTAATATTACAGTTAATAAAAGCAAGTTAAGAAAAACAACCTCTAATCAACAGAATTAATACGACAAAATTCCTacagttgtgtttattttgtgaagCTCCAGTGTACAAGATGGTGAAGTTAAACTgtgacaaaatatatatatgtatatctcctacatattcacacattccAGTGTACAATATGCTGGACTGGCCTGTgactttataaaataattttcacaGTTTTTATAAAGACACAAAAGTGATTTCTATTGCCttgtgtttatacacacaccttAAGCtatacaaaatgtgttttaaagtccTTTCAGGGGAATTAATTTTTGCGCTCCTTGAGCAGATCTCAAAGTGAAACTACCACCAAAATAATCTTCCCTATTTTACAAAAAGCCCAGGAAATCGTTAATTcactccgagagagagagagagagagagagagagacacacactttTAGATACACACTTTCCTTTCGGTCTCCACCACCCTGCTGCTGTACAGAACAAAAGGTCAGAAAGCAGaagagcaccacacacacacacacacacacacacacacacacacacacacagggaacagGAAGAGCAGGAGGTCAGAGGTGACACGCTAACATCTCACTGTACTCGAGTGGAATTTCTCAGAAACACTACTTCGTGTTGAAACTATTCGCAGATCAGCGTCTCCAACACAAACTTGTTCTCGAAATGGCGGATCTTGTGGCAGTTGAGCGCCTCGCGCTTCTGAAtgcctgtgagagagagaacgagagcaTCACCACACTCCACTTTTATACTGACACCAAGTTACTCTGTTACTCTGACTAATATCTACATGATGATGGCAAAATATGTGTGCTAAtgtgcatggtgtgtgtatgcatgtgttctTGTGTGAAGATGAGTATACTTGTagatctgtagtgtgtgtgtgtacccacctgGTATGGTGTCCCTGCGCTGTAGTTTGTAAGTGTCTTTATCTTTGCACAGCATGTAGATGGAGTAACCGAGCTGCTCCAAATCCTCCACCTTCTCCGTCACAACCATCTGCTCACGCACCATGTACGAGTGCGGCAGGTAGGTGccggcctacacacacacacacatacacattattattattattattattattattattaatatatatatatatatatggttaacACAACAGCAGAAATCCAGAGTgttatttcttctttctttttcttgactTTCTTTGTCAGTTACCTTGATGTTGATGAGCAGATCGAGAAGATCTCTGGGTGGCATGACGACGGAGGTGTTCAGAGGGGTGATGTAACACTTATTCAGACTCAGATCCAGGTAAGCAGTCAGACGCTAGAGAGAGACACAACACAGAGTggggggagggagagtgagtAATGCATCACTGCGCGTGCTCTTCTGTGTGCTCTTATTTAATGTCTCATTATATAACCATGTGATTGAAAAGCCTCTAGCTTAGAGTGTGTATCCAGAGTGTGGTGCAGTCCCTACAgagcctgacacacacacactgacacacacttgCTGCATGATAATACTTTCGACTTAGcgataaaaagagagaaatgttCAGTTTTTGTTAGAAAAGACTAAaaggaggtgtgtgtatgtgtatcctCTAGCCTATGGCCCAAGCTGAGTGAGAATACaacctatatacacacaccctatttgtgtgtgtgtgtgtgtgtgtgagagagatattACAAGGACGAAGTCGTGCACGATCTCGGCTGCGTTGCTGTCGCTGAACTCTGGCACGGGCACGCTGATCAGCTCCACCTGCTCGTTCTCTAGGATCCGGACTCGTTCATCGAGTCTCTTGAGAGGTGCGCCGTGCTCCTCGGCGTCGTCGTCGTCGGGGATCATGTAGCGCTCCTCGCTGTAGCTAACGCCGCAGAAATACACTCCCTCCTCCTGCGGAACAACAGCACCATCATGGTCGCGCTTGGCACTGACagcaccctgtgtgtgtgtaaacatctCCTGCTTCTGATTaactgtcctcctcctcctcatcatcatgaGCCAATAATCATTTACACAAGCTCTTCCgtcaaaacatttcacatttaagaCCCGTGTATGAATGCTGAAATACATCTACGTACTCCAAGAAAGCAAATGTTaagacggtgtgtgtgttttctctcaccTCCATGATGTAATGCTTGTACAGGTAAGCTCCACCGACCACCACCCCGGACAGCATAAAGGCCAGACCCAGGCACATGCACCAGCACCAGGCCCAAGACTGCTGCCTGACCCGCACGACCTCCtccacatcctacacacacagagttaataCTGCTAATAAACATATCCAGTTTTGGGTTtttgtccacacacacattttcaaagcttatatttttttttccccccctagaAGCTTCAATGAGccaaaatgctgtttttgtgtggatGGGACCCAGCGACagtgctacttttttttttttaaacacatccgtataattatatatatatatatatatatatatatatatatatatatatatatatatatatatatatatatatatatatatatggtagtGTTTATTTTGGTCATCAGCATAATCTCTGTTTCCACAGATTTTTGTAGGAACAGCTTTTATACAATTCAACTGCAAAAGAGCAAAAGGCATTAATGAATGAGCTGGCTGTTATTTGAATCCAAACCCACGAGCGTCGATCTGCTCTGGAACACGACCAGGACACAAACAGCGACAGCTAAACCAGATGGTTAGGAGAAAGCGCTTTACTGCTGACAGTCATAACAGAGGATACGGCCAGCGCTTCCTATTTTAGTCCC carries:
- the abi2b gene encoding abl interactor 2b isoform X1; protein product: MAELQMLLEEEIPAGRGALLDSYANLERVAEYCESNYIQSPDKQRALEETKSYTTQSLASVAYLINTLANNVLQMLDIQASQLRRMESSINHISQTVDIHKEKVARREIGILTTNKNTSRTHKIIAPANPERPVRYIRKPIDYSLLDDVGHGVKWLLRFKVNAQNMKAGTTPRTGAPTQKPPSPPGPGKGTIGRHSPYRTLEPVRPPVIPNDYVPSPTRNTAPPLQSPARTASVNQRTRTYSSGSSGGSHPSSRSSSRENSGSGSVGVPIAVPTPAPPTAFPGKQGNGPQFYSMNRPMARQNTPSVGGSLPYRRPSSVTNQPSNAPQNTHASMSQTQLNGGPHYNQNQASMAPPPPSILQITPQLPLMGFVARVQETISDAPPPLPPAEEPAFVDSAPPPPPPEDYEDEEGDEDEESAVVEYSDPYAEEDPPWAPRSYLEKVVAIYDYTRDKEDELSFQEGAIIYVIKKNDDGWFEGVMSGTTGLFPGNYVESIMHYAD
- the abi2b gene encoding abl interactor 2b isoform X12; this translates as MAELQMLLEEEIPAGRGALLDSYANLERVAEYCESNYIQSPDKQRALEETKSYTTQSLASVAYLINTLANNVLQMLDIQASQLRRMESSINHISQTVDIHKEKVARREIGILTTNKNTSRTHKIIAPANPERPVRYIRKPIDYSLLDDVGHGVKWLLRFKVNAQNMKAGTTPRTGAPTQKPPSPPGPGKGTIGRHSPYRTLEPVRPPVIPNDYVPSPTRNTAPPLQSPARTASVNQRTRTYSSGSSGGSHPSSRSSSRENSGSGSVGVPIAVPTPAPPTAFPGTASTSPNPPKPPPSVSIPAPPAPPPPPTPEPTPPAAPPAPPEIPPPPQLPPTTGTVTAQGNGPQFYSMNRPMARQNTPSVGGSLPYRRPSSVTNQPSNAPQNTHASMSQTQLNGGPHYNQNQASMAPPPPSILQITPQLPLMGFVARVQETISDAPPPLPPAEEPAFVDSAPPPPPPEDYEDEEGDEDEESAVVEYSDPYAEEDPPWAPRSYLEKVVAIYDYTRDKEDELSFQEGAIIYVIKKNDDGWFEGVMSGTTGLFPGNYVESIMHYAD
- the abi2b gene encoding abl interactor 2b isoform X4 — its product is MAELQMLLEEEIPAGRGALLDSYANLERVAEYCESNYIQSPDKQRALEETKSYTTQSLASVAYLINTLANNVLQMLDIQASQLRRMESSINHISQTVDIHKEKVARREIGILTTNKNTSRTHKIIAPANPERPVRYIRKPIDYSLLDDVGHGVKVNAQNMKAGTTPRTGAPTQKPPSPPGPGKGTIGRHSPYRTLEPVRPPVIPNDYVPSPTRNTAPPLQSPARTASVNQRTRTYSSGSSGGSHPSSRSSSRENSGSGSVGVPIAVPTPAPPTAFPGNGPQFYSMNRPMARQNTPSVGGSLPYRRPSSVTNQPSNAPQNTHASMSQTQLNGGPHYNQNQASMAPPPPSILQITPQLPLMGFVARVQETISDAPPPLPPAEEPAFVDSAPPPPPPEDYEDEEGDEDEESAVVEYSDPYAEEDPPWAPRSYLEKVVAIYDYTRDKEDELSFQEGAIIYVIKKNDDGWFEGVMSGTTGLFPGNYVESIMHYAD
- the abi2b gene encoding abl interactor 2b isoform X2, producing MAELQMLLEEEIPAGRGALLDSYANLERVAEYCESNYIQSPDKQRALEETKSYTTQSLASVAYLINTLANNVLQMLDIQASQLRRMESSINHISQTVDIHKEKVARREIGILTTNKNTSRTHKIIAPANPERPVRYIRKPIDYSLLDDVGHGVKWLLRFKVNAQNMKAGTTPRTGAPTQKPPSPPGPGKGTIGRHSPYRTLEPVRPPVIPNDYVPSPTRNTAPPLQSPARTASVNQRTRTYSSGSSGGSHPSSRSSSRENSGSGSVGVPIAVPTPAPPTAFPGNGPQFYSMNRPMARQNTPSVGGSLPYRRPSSVTNQPSNAPQNTHASMSQTQLNGGPHYNQNQASMAPPPPSILQITPQLPLMGFVARVQETISDAPPPLPPAEEPAFVDSAPPPPPPEDYEDEEGDEDEESAVVEYSDPYAEEDPPWAPRSYLEKVVAIYDYTRDKEDELSFQEGAIIYVIKKNDDGWFEGVMSGTTGLFPGNYVESIMHYAD
- the abi2b gene encoding abl interactor 2b isoform X9, which encodes MAELQMLLEEEIPAGRGALLDSYANLERVAEYCESNYIQSPDKQRALEETKSYTTQSLASVAYLINTLANNVLQMLDIQASQLRRMESSINHISQTVDIHKEKVARREIGILTTNKNTSRTHKIIAPANPERPVRYIRKPIDYSLLDDVGHGVKVNAQNMKAGTTPRTGAPTQKPPSPPGPGKGTIGSGSSGGSHPSSRSSSRENSGSGSVGVPIAVPTPAPPTAFPGKQGNGPQFYSMNRPMARQNTPSVGGSLPYRRPSSVTNQPSNAPQNTHASMSQTQLNGGPHYNQNQASMAPPPPSILQITPQLPLMGFVARVQETISDAPPPLPPAEEPAFVDSAPPPPPPEDYEDEEGDEDEESAVVEYSDPYAEEDPPWAPRSYLEKVVAIYDYTRDKEDELSFQEGAIIYVIKKNDDGWFEGVMSGTTGLFPGNYVESIMHYAD
- the abi2b gene encoding abl interactor 2b isoform X11; the encoded protein is MAELQMLLEEEIPAGRGALLDSYANLERVAEYCESNYIQSPDKQRALEETKSYTTQSLASVAYLINTLANNVLQMLDIQASQLRRMESSINHISQTVDIHKEKVARREIGILTTNKNTSRTHKIIAPANPERPVRYIRKPIDYSLLDDVGHGVKVNAQNMKAGTTPRTGAPTQKPPSPPGPGKGTIGSGSSGGSHPSSRSSSRENSGSGSVGVPIAVPTPAPPTAFPGNGPQFYSMNRPMARQNTPSVGGSLPYRRPSSVTNQPSNAPQNTHASMSQTQLNGGPHYNQNQVSDAPPPLPPAEEPAFVDSAPPPPPPEDYEDEEGDEDEESAVVEYSDPYAEEDPPWAPRSYLEKVVAIYDYTRDKEDELSFQEGAIIYVIKKNDDGWFEGVMSGTTGLFPGNYVESIMHYAD